One Candidatus Paceibacterota bacterium DNA segment encodes these proteins:
- a CDS encoding tetratricopeptide repeat protein, whose protein sequence is MNMYGMPDAVLTASAPRVERGQEEGIYRAIAKWAVLVFAFLLPLFVLPVTTAAVEANKFVLVVVAASLALIAWFLGIVVSGTLRVRMSPVLTILAAFIGAGILATVFSVSPEKSLFGNGIGFAGSLTSIIALSALACVALHVFDDRGRRLAQVFGGGALLALIIGLLQLLEIYLLGAAAFSSRAFNTVGSVNALGMFAAFSLPLFAKLRLPLPRFEKVNLAMIGVLVSLAILVILNWWIFWTAAIAGMVGLIIWDSVASLRMGARTFRMAHFLLPMTVVVLGVFLLIVNFSVPAVRNALPVEVAPSFSLSWDVMMKTFGKNLISGFGQENFLLAFDRFGAQRLAQTTLGDIRFLSGTSEAMTMIVEQGAVGILALGAMVWMLTLALARMARRTQSDEAVHGAVFSTAVAMLVGFFLFSFEGTLMGTFFLVLALVALAAAADREELIHIEERPAWSLAASLGFITVLISVLTGGYFVASAYTGDVQFAKAVRVTDNTEASERMARALAWAPDTDRYLRAIAQRQLAIIGTEINAPAGSQDAERQARIQTAVNNAIGAARRATEADSSDSLNWFTLATTYQQLLGVLENADGLAEDAYKKTADLRPGDPTFSNQLGTMYLAKADLTRQLARSGGANAARFSAEAEASLIKAEEHFKKAIEVSPNFGQAIYNLGAVYDRQGKVKEAVRELERIAPANANNASILFELGLLYYRDDRKNDAITAFERAVLISPDFSNARWYLALILEEQKRLPEAIEQVKRILALEANKDNKTVQDKLAQLEQGLATIGPDGALDEQPL, encoded by the coding sequence ATGAATATGTATGGCATGCCCGATGCAGTACTGACTGCGTCGGCTCCGCGCGTTGAGCGCGGGCAGGAAGAGGGGATATATCGCGCCATTGCAAAGTGGGCGGTACTTGTATTCGCGTTTCTGCTCCCGCTGTTTGTGCTTCCCGTGACAACGGCGGCAGTTGAGGCGAATAAATTCGTGTTGGTAGTGGTTGCGGCGAGTCTTGCGCTGATCGCATGGTTTTTAGGGATTGTGGTTTCTGGCACACTGCGTGTACGCATGTCTCCCGTTCTCACGATTCTTGCCGCGTTCATCGGTGCGGGGATTCTTGCGACGGTGTTTTCCGTGTCGCCAGAAAAGAGCTTATTTGGAAACGGCATCGGTTTCGCTGGCTCGCTGACGAGTATCATTGCGCTCTCCGCGTTGGCCTGTGTAGCATTGCATGTGTTTGACGATCGTGGGCGACGCCTTGCGCAAGTCTTTGGTGGGGGCGCGCTACTCGCGCTCATTATTGGGCTTCTGCAGTTGCTGGAGATTTATCTTTTGGGCGCCGCTGCGTTTAGCTCGCGTGCATTCAACACTGTTGGCTCAGTGAATGCGCTGGGTATGTTCGCGGCATTTTCACTGCCACTGTTTGCGAAGCTTCGCTTGCCGTTGCCTCGATTTGAAAAAGTAAACCTCGCAATGATTGGCGTGCTGGTGAGCTTGGCAATCTTGGTCATCCTAAACTGGTGGATCTTCTGGACCGCCGCCATTGCGGGCATGGTCGGCCTTATCATCTGGGACAGCGTTGCGTCATTGCGCATGGGCGCGCGCACATTTCGCATGGCGCACTTCCTCTTGCCCATGACGGTTGTCGTGTTGGGAGTATTTCTCCTTATTGTGAACTTTTCAGTCCCCGCGGTCCGTAACGCACTCCCTGTCGAAGTTGCTCCTTCGTTTAGCCTTTCGTGGGACGTCATGATGAAGACGTTCGGCAAGAACCTCATTTCCGGCTTTGGCCAGGAGAACTTCCTTCTTGCATTTGACCGTTTTGGCGCACAGCGCTTGGCGCAAACGACGCTTGGCGACATTCGCTTCCTCTCGGGTACTTCTGAAGCAATGACGATGATAGTAGAACAGGGAGCCGTGGGCATTTTGGCACTCGGTGCGATGGTGTGGATGCTAACACTCGCACTAGCGCGCATGGCGCGTCGGACGCAAAGCGACGAGGCAGTGCACGGTGCAGTGTTTAGCACGGCAGTCGCGATGCTTGTGGGCTTTTTCCTCTTCTCATTTGAGGGAACGTTGATGGGCACGTTCTTCCTTGTGTTGGCATTAGTGGCGCTTGCGGCGGCCGCAGATCGCGAAGAGCTCATTCATATTGAGGAGCGTCCAGCGTGGTCGCTTGCTGCTTCACTGGGCTTCATTACGGTTCTCATTAGCGTGCTAACTGGCGGATATTTTGTAGCATCTGCGTATACGGGCGATGTGCAATTCGCAAAAGCAGTACGCGTAACGGATAACACCGAGGCAAGTGAGCGCATGGCGCGAGCGCTAGCATGGGCGCCCGACACCGATCGCTACCTTCGTGCAATTGCACAGAGGCAACTCGCTATTATTGGGACGGAAATAAACGCTCCTGCTGGATCGCAAGACGCCGAGCGCCAAGCGCGCATTCAGACCGCGGTGAATAATGCTATTGGTGCAGCCCGACGTGCGACAGAAGCTGACTCTTCAGACTCACTGAACTGGTTTACGCTCGCAACAACCTACCAGCAGCTTTTGGGCGTGCTTGAAAACGCAGATGGTCTCGCAGAGGATGCTTATAAGAAAACGGCAGATTTACGTCCAGGAGATCCAACATTTAGCAACCAGCTTGGCACGATGTATCTGGCAAAAGCGGACTTGACGCGTCAACTTGCCCGCAGTGGGGGAGCAAACGCCGCACGCTTTAGTGCTGAGGCCGAAGCTTCGTTGATTAAGGCAGAGGAGCACTTCAAAAAAGCAATTGAGGTGTCTCCAAACTTTGGGCAGGCAATCTACAACCTTGGCGCAGTTTATGATCGTCAAGGAAAGGTGAAAGAGGCTGTTCGTGAGCTAGAACGTATTGCACCGGCGAATGCCAACAACGCGAGCATTCTCTTTGAGCTTGGGCTCTTGTACTATCGTGATGATCGCAAAAACGATGCTATCACTGCATTTGAGCGCGCAGTACTTATCTCCCCGGACTTCAGCAATGCGCGCTGGTATCTCGCGCTTATCTTAGAGGAGCAGAAGAGGCTTCCTGAAGCCATTGAACAAGTGAAGCGCATTCTGGCTCTTGAGGCGAATAAAGATAACAAGACGGTTCAGGATAAGCTTGCGCAACTTGAGCAAGGGCTAGCAACGATTGGGCCCGATGGGGCGCTTGACGAACAACCGCTGTAA
- the mltG gene encoding endolytic transglycosylase MltG: MNIPRIRISQKAALAWSVTGAFILALVYALAVPTGGMPREISIAKGLGTDAIARTLESAGVVRSSLLFSLLVRGLGEDGNLRAGRYIIDPREESAWDIALKMAAGRAEPEDIGVLIYEGMNIWEVDRQLAAAGLITRGAFAKEWYQEEGTFFPDTYRFLPGTSVAEMGRVMQENFRAKAGFPRDDTLIIASMLEKEGKTQEELELIAGVIQNRIKLGMPLQLDATVIYGACMRSWKAQGMRDICDVTNVPVGRETAIDSPYNTYTRRGLPEGPIANPGALAIKAAEHPKASKYLYYLSPRDGSRVIFTETYAEHVRNRAKYLGI; the protein is encoded by the coding sequence ATGAACATCCCCCGCATTCGCATTTCACAGAAGGCAGCACTTGCATGGAGCGTCACGGGAGCATTTATTCTTGCTCTCGTGTACGCTCTCGCGGTGCCCACTGGCGGCATGCCGCGTGAGATTTCTATTGCGAAGGGTCTGGGCACTGACGCAATCGCCCGCACGCTTGAAAGTGCGGGCGTTGTGCGTTCGTCTCTCCTCTTTTCGCTTTTAGTGCGTGGATTGGGAGAGGACGGGAATTTGCGGGCTGGGCGCTACATCATTGACCCACGAGAAGAGAGCGCTTGGGATATCGCGCTAAAAATGGCAGCTGGGCGTGCAGAACCAGAAGATATCGGCGTATTAATTTATGAAGGTATGAATATCTGGGAGGTTGATCGCCAGTTGGCGGCGGCCGGCCTTATCACACGCGGCGCATTTGCAAAAGAGTGGTATCAAGAGGAGGGGACATTCTTTCCTGACACGTACCGTTTTCTTCCGGGGACAAGTGTTGCGGAGATGGGTCGCGTGATGCAGGAGAATTTCCGTGCCAAAGCAGGGTTCCCACGCGACGATACGCTTATCATTGCTTCCATGCTTGAGAAAGAGGGCAAGACGCAAGAGGAGCTTGAGCTGATCGCGGGCGTGATTCAAAACCGCATAAAACTCGGCATGCCACTCCAGCTAGACGCCACTGTCATCTACGGTGCCTGTATGCGCTCCTGGAAGGCCCAGGGGATGCGCGATATATGCGATGTGACCAATGTACCCGTTGGGCGTGAAACTGCCATAGATTCGCCGTATAACACGTATACGCGCAGAGGGCTTCCAGAGGGGCCCATTGCCAACCCGGGAGCTCTAGCAATTAAGGCGGCGGAGCATCCGAAGGCATCAAAATATTTATATTATCTCTCGCCACGCGACGGCAGTAGGGTTATTTTTACTGAAACGTATGCGGAGCATGTACGTAACCGTGCGAAGTATCTGGGGATTTAA
- the rplJ gene encoding 50S ribosomal protein L10: protein MKTRTQKATELSLLKEKLPKATIRIFTTFARDGEKGLSVAEMQQLKRALRKIGAEFLIAKKSLVDIASRDLNYDGVDVFGMNGSVGIALAEGDQYAVAREIYKFAKEHEALKLYSAWGDGYITPELLAEMATMPSREELVVRLLGMLQYPIRSLAMVLQQIADKQPAAPAPAPVAEPAAPVVEEAAPAPDVSAEAPAETPAEAPAVSETPAAE from the coding sequence ATGAAAACACGAACACAGAAGGCAACTGAGCTTTCCCTCTTAAAGGAGAAGCTCCCGAAAGCAACAATTCGTATCTTCACCACGTTTGCGCGTGATGGGGAAAAGGGATTGTCGGTTGCAGAGATGCAGCAACTCAAGCGTGCACTTCGTAAGATTGGGGCAGAGTTCCTGATTGCGAAGAAAAGCTTGGTTGATATCGCATCCCGCGACTTGAACTATGACGGCGTTGACGTCTTTGGCATGAACGGTTCCGTCGGAATCGCGCTTGCAGAGGGGGATCAATACGCTGTCGCACGAGAAATCTACAAGTTTGCCAAAGAACACGAAGCACTCAAGCTCTACAGTGCATGGGGTGATGGTTACATCACGCCAGAATTGCTCGCTGAAATGGCTACCATGCCATCACGCGAAGAGCTCGTTGTGCGCCTCTTGGGCATGCTCCAGTATCCGATTCGCTCGCTCGCTATGGTGCTCCAGCAGATTGCTGATAAGCAACCTGCCGCACCAGCTCCAGCGCCCGTAGCGGAACCGGCAGCTCCAGTAGTTGAAGAAGCCGCTCCTGCTCCGGATGTGTCAGCGGAAGCACCCGCAGAAACACCGGCAGAAGCACCTGCAGTAAGCGAAACGCCTGCTGCTGAATAA
- the rplL gene encoding 50S ribosomal protein L7/L12, translated as MDKATFIEHIEKMSVSELNELVKGLEEKFGVSAAAFAMAAPAAGGAAAGEEKDSFTVVLTNAGEQKIQVIKVLRELTGLGLKEVKDMTDNVPATVKEEVKKADAEDMKKKLMDAGATVDLK; from the coding sequence ATGGACAAAGCAACATTTATTGAACACATTGAAAAGATGAGCGTCAGCGAGCTCAACGAGCTCGTCAAGGGGCTCGAAGAGAAGTTCGGTGTCTCCGCCGCGGCATTTGCCATGGCAGCACCAGCAGCAGGTGGCGCAGCAGCGGGTGAAGAGAAGGATTCCTTCACCGTGGTGCTCACCAATGCTGGCGAGCAGAAGATTCAGGTCATTAAAGTTCTCCGCGAATTGACCGGCCTCGGCCTCAAAGAAGTGAAGGACATGACCGACAACGTCCCTGCAACCGTCAAGGAAGAAGTGAAGAAAGCAGATGCAGAAGATATGAAGAAGAAATTGATGGATGCCGGCGCAACGGTAGACCTCAAATAA